The Anopheles coluzzii chromosome 2, AcolN3, whole genome shotgun sequence genome window below encodes:
- the LOC120952426 gene encoding flightin, whose translation MDDGAASTGVIVKNKPGAKPLNIVDDFNRRKMPLYKHWVRPQFLQYNYMYDYRVNYYDDVIDYLDRRSRGVASEIPRPQTWAERVLRTQKTATRDINDAYNYTSISHKKDDKKLMYTLSNQIKSYNCHSKAYTNRKYRKIL comes from the exons ATGGATGATGGTGCTGCCTCCACTGGTGTGATCGTGAAGAACAAGCCGGGGGCAAAGCCGCTGAACATCGTCGATGACTTCAACCGTCGCAAGATGCCGCTCTACAAGCACTGGGTTCG CCCACAATTCTTGCAGTACAACTACATGTACGACTACCGCGTGAACTACTACGATGACGTCATCGACTATCTGGACCGACGATCACGGGGCGTTGCCTCGGAGATCCCTCGCCCCCAGACCTGGGCCGAGCGTGTCCTGAGAACGCAGAAGAC CGCCACTCGTGACATCAACGATGCGTACAACTACACCAGCATCAGCCACAAGAAGGACGACAAGAAGCTTATGTACACGCTAAGTAATCAGATCAAGTCGTACAACTGCCACTCGAAGGCATACACTAACAGAAAGTACCGCAAGATCCTCTAA